A genomic stretch from Kribbella amoyensis includes:
- a CDS encoding RNA polymerase sigma factor — MRNDPVVVRLVAQARDGDKGAWDQLVERYAPLVWAICRRYRLSAADAEDVGQSVWLRLVEHLPDLREPAALPGWVATTSRRECLRVLRMSKRNEPVDQTDGQDVPDPGAPVDEDLLLAERRHAVRSAFAQLSLRCRQLLLLLLEDPPRPYQEIGAALRMPVGSIGPSRARCLDKLRHSATLTAVIGFELEQAGSERHAR, encoded by the coding sequence ATGCGGAACGACCCGGTTGTCGTTCGGCTGGTCGCCCAGGCGCGCGACGGGGACAAGGGTGCCTGGGACCAGTTGGTGGAGCGGTACGCGCCGCTGGTGTGGGCCATCTGCCGCCGGTACCGGCTGTCCGCCGCGGACGCCGAGGACGTCGGGCAGAGCGTGTGGCTGCGGTTGGTCGAGCACCTGCCCGACCTCCGCGAACCGGCCGCGTTGCCGGGCTGGGTCGCCACGACCAGCCGGCGTGAGTGTCTGCGGGTACTCCGGATGAGCAAGCGGAACGAACCGGTCGACCAGACGGACGGCCAGGACGTTCCGGATCCCGGGGCACCGGTCGACGAGGACCTGTTGCTGGCCGAGCGCAGGCACGCCGTGCGGTCCGCGTTCGCCCAGCTGTCCTTGCGCTGCCGGCAACTGCTGTTGCTGCTGCTCGAGGACCCGCCCAGGCCGTACCAGGAGATCGGCGCCGCGTTGCGGATGCCGGTCGGGAGCATCGGGCCGAGCCGCGCCCGGTGCTTGGACAAACTGCGTCACAGCGCGACCCTCACCGCGGTGATCGGGTTCGAGCTGGAGCAGGCAGGAAGTGAGCGACATGCCCGATGA
- a CDS encoding dihydrofolate reductase family protein, with protein MAKLLYSVTMSLDGYIAGPGGDMSWMTEFFAPNPMIGELIPDIGALLVGRTTYDGDDPHKDDEGAGKAFGGGWEGPQYVVTHRVPEQAPDGVTFVPDLATGLARAKAAAGDKYVNVLGADLARQLARSGDLDEVLTLIAPVLLGDGTPLFHEPGGRKVKLERIHQSAAPMATNLWYRVV; from the coding sequence ATGGCCAAGCTGCTGTACTCGGTCACGATGTCGCTGGACGGCTACATCGCCGGTCCCGGCGGGGACATGTCCTGGATGACGGAGTTCTTCGCCCCGAACCCGATGATCGGCGAGCTGATCCCGGACATCGGCGCCCTGCTGGTCGGGCGGACCACGTACGACGGCGACGACCCGCACAAGGACGACGAGGGCGCCGGCAAGGCGTTCGGCGGCGGCTGGGAGGGACCGCAGTACGTCGTGACGCACCGCGTCCCCGAGCAGGCGCCCGACGGCGTGACCTTCGTCCCCGATCTCGCGACCGGGTTGGCGCGGGCGAAGGCGGCGGCCGGGGACAAGTACGTCAACGTCCTCGGCGCGGACCTCGCCCGACAGTTGGCCCGAAGCGGCGACCTGGACGAGGTGCTGACCCTGATCGCCCCGGTCCTGCTGGGCGACGGCACCCCGCTCTTCCACGAACCGGGCGGCCGCAAGGTCAAGCTCGAACGGATCCACCAGAGCGCGGCGCCGATGGCCACCAACCTCTGGTACCGGGTTGTCTAG
- a CDS encoding YciI family protein, protein MKYLLILQADASREDHDRFRRIAGEAGELITGHTLADPATAELVGRAEVTAIRGYYLVDVETPDRAVELARVLPDPAIEVRPVMFTACVDY, encoded by the coding sequence ATGAAGTACCTGTTGATCCTGCAAGCCGATGCCAGCCGGGAGGACCACGACCGGTTCCGCCGGATCGCCGGGGAGGCCGGTGAACTCATCACCGGCCACACCCTCGCCGATCCGGCCACCGCCGAACTCGTCGGCCGCGCCGAGGTGACCGCGATCCGCGGCTACTACCTGGTCGACGTGGAGACGCCGGACCGCGCCGTGGAACTCGCCCGCGTCCTCCCGGATCCGGCGATCGAGGTCCGGCCGGTGATGTTCACCGCCTGCGTGGACTACTGA
- a CDS encoding class I SAM-dependent methyltransferase, which yields MERWSSGDKYEPYVGRWSRVVGREFLGWLAQPAGLRWLDVGCGTGALSQTILATANPAEVVGLDRSPEYAEYARRSTADARARFVVGDAETLLDERFDVIVSGLVLNFVPDKARALRRMREAGGTVAAYVWDYAGGMQLMKYFWDVAGELDPEHRDLDEGTRFPFTKPDPLETMFGEAGFAEVESREIVVPTVFRDFDDYWAPFLGGQGAAPAYVSTMTDDLRDEVRNALRARLPVESDGSIRLTARAWAVRGIS from the coding sequence GTGGAGCGTTGGTCGAGCGGCGACAAGTACGAGCCGTACGTCGGGCGGTGGAGCCGGGTGGTCGGGCGGGAGTTCCTCGGCTGGCTCGCGCAACCGGCGGGGTTGCGGTGGCTCGACGTGGGGTGCGGGACCGGGGCGTTGAGCCAGACGATCCTCGCGACCGCGAACCCGGCCGAGGTGGTCGGGCTCGACCGGTCGCCGGAGTACGCCGAGTACGCGCGCCGGAGCACGGCCGACGCGCGGGCCCGGTTCGTCGTCGGTGATGCGGAGACCTTGCTGGACGAGCGGTTCGACGTGATCGTGTCCGGGCTGGTGCTCAACTTCGTCCCCGACAAGGCTCGCGCGCTCCGCCGGATGCGCGAGGCCGGCGGGACCGTCGCGGCGTACGTGTGGGACTACGCCGGCGGGATGCAGTTGATGAAGTACTTCTGGGACGTGGCCGGCGAGCTGGATCCGGAGCACCGGGACCTGGACGAGGGGACGCGGTTCCCGTTCACCAAGCCGGACCCGTTGGAGACGATGTTCGGCGAGGCCGGGTTCGCCGAGGTGGAGAGCCGGGAGATCGTCGTCCCCACGGTGTTCCGCGACTTCGACGACTACTGGGCACCGTTCCTCGGCGGCCAGGGCGCGGCCCCGGCGTACGTGAGCACGATGACCGACGACCTGCGTGACGAGGTCCGGAACGCCTTGCGGGCAAGGCTTCCGGTGGAGTCCGACGGGTCGATCCGGCTGACCGCGCGGGCCTGGGCCGTCCGCGGAATCAGCTGA
- a CDS encoding GNAT family N-acetyltransferase → MFLTTERLTVRRFRADDAAVFAAYRSLPEVARYQSWDAPYPLDQAIEAVRDFAAGDPDAPGWFQYAIDRDGELIGDIGVNLYDNLRQAELGFTLDPRYQGQGYATEAVGALIDHLFRQRDLHRISAECDARNGPSARLLERLGFRREGRRVENSWFKGEWADDLLFGLLAKDRIS, encoded by the coding sequence ATGTTCCTCACCACCGAACGCCTGACGGTCCGCCGGTTCCGGGCCGACGACGCGGCCGTGTTCGCGGCGTACCGGTCGTTGCCGGAGGTCGCGCGGTACCAGTCGTGGGACGCGCCGTACCCGCTGGACCAGGCGATCGAGGCGGTTCGGGATTTCGCCGCCGGGGATCCCGACGCACCCGGGTGGTTCCAGTACGCGATCGACCGGGACGGCGAGCTGATCGGGGACATCGGGGTCAACCTGTACGACAACCTGCGCCAGGCCGAGCTCGGGTTCACCCTGGACCCCCGGTACCAGGGGCAGGGGTACGCGACGGAGGCTGTCGGGGCACTGATCGACCACCTGTTCCGGCAGCGTGACCTGCACCGGATCTCGGCGGAGTGCGACGCGCGGAACGGGCCGTCCGCGCGGTTGCTGGAGCGGCTCGGGTTCCGCCGGGAAGGGCGGCGGGTGGAGAACAGCTGGTTCAAGGGCGAGTGGGCCGACGACCTGCTGTTCGGGCTGCTCGCGAAGGACAGGATCAGCTGA
- a CDS encoding SDR family oxidoreductase: MYVVPDQTGRLAVVTGANSGTGKETARRLAGAGAKVILAVRTPAKGEAARAEILAAQPGAELEVRRIDLADLGSVQAFADGLVADGRPVDVLVNNAGVMAPPTRQTTADGFELQFGSNFLGPFALTLRLLPILLAAPAPRVATMASGAANFGRIEFGDLQWEQRRYRPTLAYNQSKLADLMFAQQLAVVAQERGWNLLSTAAHPGFTRTNLMIAGASLGQDGLTWSQRLAQRLNPLPKQGVEQGTEPLLHAIADPAATPGIYYGPSKAGGLVGPTKIATPPARALVAADNARLWQVAETLTGVALPTRTG, encoded by the coding sequence ATGTACGTCGTCCCCGACCAGACCGGCCGACTCGCCGTCGTCACCGGCGCGAACAGCGGCACCGGTAAGGAGACCGCGCGGCGCCTCGCCGGCGCGGGGGCCAAGGTGATCCTCGCGGTCCGGACTCCCGCGAAGGGCGAGGCCGCCCGGGCCGAGATCCTCGCCGCGCAGCCGGGTGCCGAGCTCGAGGTCCGCCGGATCGACCTGGCCGACCTCGGCTCCGTCCAGGCGTTCGCCGACGGGCTGGTCGCCGACGGCCGCCCGGTGGACGTACTCGTGAACAACGCCGGCGTGATGGCCCCGCCGACCCGGCAGACGACGGCGGACGGGTTCGAGCTGCAGTTCGGCAGCAACTTCCTCGGCCCGTTCGCGCTCACCCTGCGACTGCTGCCGATCCTGCTGGCGGCACCCGCACCCCGCGTCGCGACGATGGCCAGCGGTGCGGCGAACTTCGGCCGGATCGAGTTCGGCGATCTGCAGTGGGAGCAGCGCAGGTACCGCCCGACGCTGGCCTACAACCAGTCGAAGCTGGCCGACCTGATGTTCGCCCAGCAGCTCGCTGTGGTCGCCCAGGAACGCGGCTGGAACCTGCTCAGCACGGCCGCCCACCCCGGCTTCACCCGGACGAACCTGATGATCGCCGGAGCCAGTCTCGGCCAGGACGGGCTGACCTGGTCCCAGCGGCTGGCGCAGCGACTGAACCCGTTGCCCAAGCAGGGTGTCGAGCAGGGCACCGAGCCGTTGCTGCACGCCATCGCCGACCCGGCCGCCACACCCGGGATCTACTACGGCCCCAGCAAGGCCGGCGGTCTCGTCGGTCCTACCAAGATCGCGACCCCACCGGCTCGCGCCCTCGTCGCCGCCGACAACGCCCGGCTCTGGCAGGTCGCCGAGACGCTCACCGGCGTCGCCCTCCCCACCCGCACCGGCTGA
- a CDS encoding TetR/AcrR family transcriptional regulator — MTTFLRARNDEQRAERRRAILATAATMLTEAPVAHLTLNELSRRVGLAKSNVLKYFESREAVLLELGTTEMDAWAVDLERALAPLDPQQPADERAAALTEAVVSTLAARPMLCDLLSAQAAVLEHNISTELALRFKRATAANYQVLLGIVLGALPELGDEGAATFVATAGIMAGATWTHAHPAEAIRAAYQADPALGPLQVSFDRTLRRTLDATLHGLLPR; from the coding sequence GTGACGACCTTCCTGCGAGCGCGCAACGACGAGCAGCGGGCCGAGCGGCGCCGGGCAATCCTCGCGACGGCGGCGACGATGCTGACCGAGGCACCGGTCGCACACCTGACCCTGAACGAGCTCAGCCGCCGCGTCGGGCTGGCGAAGTCGAACGTGCTCAAGTACTTCGAGTCCCGCGAGGCGGTCCTCCTCGAGCTGGGCACGACCGAGATGGACGCCTGGGCCGTCGACCTGGAGCGGGCGCTGGCTCCGCTCGATCCCCAGCAGCCCGCCGACGAGCGGGCCGCCGCACTGACCGAGGCGGTGGTGTCGACGCTGGCAGCGCGGCCGATGCTCTGCGATCTGCTCAGCGCGCAGGCCGCGGTCCTGGAGCACAACATCTCGACCGAGCTGGCGCTGCGTTTCAAGCGGGCGACGGCCGCCAACTACCAGGTCCTGCTCGGGATCGTTCTCGGCGCGCTGCCGGAGCTCGGTGACGAAGGCGCGGCGACGTTCGTCGCGACCGCGGGCATCATGGCCGGCGCGACCTGGACGCACGCCCATCCGGCCGAGGCGATCCGCGCCGCCTACCAGGCCGACCCGGCCCTCGGTCCGCTCCAGGTCAGCTTCGACCGGACGCTCCGCAGGACGCTCGACGCCACGCTCCACGGCCTTCTTCCCCGCTGA
- a CDS encoding GNAT family N-acetyltransferase: MTITLRAAGTGDTDAVAAIWYAGWGDGHLGHVPDELVAVRTPESFQTRVPERLGETTVAVAGDEVAGFVIVAGAEVEQVYVSRDHRGSGVAGLLLAEAERQVRAGGHTQAWLAVATGNARARRFYERSGWTDDGAFDYPAAVDGGSIPVPCHRYVKAV, translated from the coding sequence ATGACGATCACGCTGCGGGCCGCCGGGACCGGGGACACGGACGCCGTCGCCGCCATCTGGTACGCCGGATGGGGCGACGGCCACCTCGGTCACGTCCCGGACGAGCTGGTCGCTGTCCGGACCCCGGAGTCGTTCCAGACCCGGGTGCCGGAGCGGCTCGGCGAGACCACGGTGGCCGTGGCCGGGGACGAGGTCGCCGGGTTCGTGATCGTGGCCGGCGCCGAGGTCGAGCAGGTGTACGTGTCCCGGGACCACCGTGGTTCGGGGGTCGCGGGCCTGCTGCTGGCCGAGGCGGAGCGCCAGGTCCGGGCTGGTGGGCACACGCAGGCGTGGCTCGCCGTGGCCACCGGGAACGCCCGGGCCCGCCGGTTCTACGAGCGCAGCGGCTGGACCGACGACGGCGCCTTCGACTACCCGGCCGCGGTCGACGGCGGCAGTATCCCGGTGCCCTGCCACCGGTACGTCAAGGCCGTGTGA
- a CDS encoding DNA/RNA non-specific endonuclease — translation MESTDELFTALREYVRTEGTKYLKDPNVSSIGIGYKVRDGRPTKEISIQFTVATKAEPEALGDLDTKELPKSITINGVEVPTDVLERTYHPDFRVVPEAEVSDRKIRLDPIRPGISVGHPAITAGTIGAVVYDTETGRPCVLSNWHVLHGEHGQLGDVVVQPGTYDDNRTDRNQLGPLLRSYVGVAGDGAIAAIDGRGVDPSILELDVAPAEIGEPELGDKVVKSGRTTGVTHGIVRRIDTLAKIDYGAPIGTVEVGGFEIGVDPGKRPADGEVSKGGDSGAAWIFKSGNGRATKVLAGIHFAGEGTGDPDEHALACLPRSLFQKLGVTLTKPEAAAVVTGYDPGFLRTTLPVPTLDPAAAADAVQLNGSDRIDYMHFSLTMSRSRRFAHWVAWNIDGGSLKKLSRTNIPFVKDPRLAADVQVGDELYRDNRLDRGHLARRADLLWGSLEDATKANHDSFFFTNITPQMDDFNQSTKDGLWGRLEDAVFADVDMDDLKVNVYGGPVFTDDDREFRGVKIPREFWKIITFTEAGTLKASAFLLTQNLDQLEALDLDEFRVFQVSLPDLESRTKVRFAPELHQADTAPPVPELAGPQPPLTDLADIVWG, via the coding sequence ATGGAATCGACCGACGAGCTGTTCACCGCACTCCGCGAGTACGTCCGCACCGAGGGCACGAAGTACCTGAAGGATCCGAACGTCTCCTCGATCGGGATCGGGTACAAGGTGCGCGACGGCAGACCGACCAAGGAGATCTCGATCCAGTTCACCGTGGCGACCAAGGCCGAGCCGGAGGCGCTCGGTGACCTGGACACCAAGGAGCTGCCGAAGTCGATCACGATCAACGGCGTCGAGGTCCCGACCGACGTGCTGGAACGGACGTACCACCCGGACTTCCGGGTCGTCCCCGAGGCCGAGGTGAGCGACCGCAAGATCCGCCTCGACCCGATCCGGCCGGGCATCAGCGTCGGCCACCCGGCGATCACGGCCGGCACGATCGGCGCCGTCGTGTATGACACCGAGACGGGCCGCCCTTGTGTGCTGAGCAACTGGCACGTCCTGCACGGCGAACACGGACAGCTCGGTGACGTCGTCGTCCAGCCCGGCACGTACGACGACAACCGGACCGACCGGAACCAGCTCGGCCCACTCCTCCGCTCGTACGTCGGGGTCGCGGGCGACGGCGCGATCGCGGCGATCGACGGGCGCGGCGTGGACCCGTCGATCCTCGAGCTCGACGTGGCGCCGGCCGAGATCGGTGAGCCCGAGCTGGGCGACAAGGTGGTGAAGAGCGGCCGCACGACCGGGGTCACCCACGGCATCGTCCGGCGGATCGACACGCTCGCGAAGATCGACTACGGCGCGCCGATCGGTACGGTCGAGGTCGGTGGGTTCGAGATCGGTGTCGACCCCGGCAAGCGGCCGGCCGACGGCGAGGTCAGCAAGGGCGGGGACTCCGGGGCCGCGTGGATCTTCAAGTCCGGCAACGGGCGCGCGACCAAGGTCCTGGCCGGCATCCACTTCGCCGGTGAGGGCACGGGCGATCCGGACGAGCACGCGCTGGCCTGTCTGCCGCGATCGCTGTTCCAGAAGCTCGGCGTGACGCTGACGAAGCCGGAGGCGGCGGCCGTGGTCACGGGGTACGACCCGGGCTTCCTGCGGACGACGTTGCCCGTGCCCACGCTCGACCCGGCGGCCGCGGCCGACGCCGTCCAGCTGAACGGCTCGGACCGGATCGACTACATGCACTTCTCGCTGACGATGAGCCGCAGTCGCCGGTTCGCCCACTGGGTGGCGTGGAACATCGACGGCGGGTCCCTGAAGAAGCTCAGCCGGACCAACATCCCCTTCGTCAAGGACCCGCGACTGGCCGCGGACGTCCAGGTCGGCGACGAGCTGTACCGCGACAACCGGCTCGACCGCGGCCATCTGGCCCGCCGCGCCGACCTGCTCTGGGGATCCCTGGAGGACGCGACCAAGGCGAACCACGACTCGTTCTTCTTCACCAACATCACGCCCCAGATGGACGACTTCAACCAGAGCACCAAGGACGGTCTGTGGGGCCGCCTGGAGGACGCGGTGTTCGCCGACGTCGACATGGACGACCTCAAGGTGAACGTCTACGGCGGCCCGGTCTTCACCGACGACGACCGCGAGTTCCGCGGCGTCAAGATCCCCCGCGAGTTCTGGAAGATCATCACCTTCACCGAAGCCGGCACCCTGAAGGCGAGCGCCTTCCTCCTCACCCAGAACCTCGACCAGCTCGAAGCCCTCGACCTGGACGAGTTCCGCGTCTTCCAGGTCAGCCTGCCCGACCTGGAATCCCGCACCAAGGTCCGCTTCGCCCCAGAACTCCACCAAGCCGACACAGCCCCACCCGTCCCAGAACTGGCCGGCCCCCAACCCCCACTCACCGACCTCGCCGACATCGTCTGGGGTTAG